Proteins encoded in a region of the Vicia villosa cultivar HV-30 ecotype Madison, WI linkage group LG5, Vvil1.0, whole genome shotgun sequence genome:
- the LOC131607959 gene encoding F-box/kelch-repeat protein At1g67480, whose amino-acid sequence MPGFIAVEKKFTAKKMSFSNLANHDNLAVSKGNGSVRSEALDDDENSPILAGLSDDVSKYCLALVPRSSFLAMGGVSKRWKRFIQSKEFITVRKLAGLLEEWLYVLTSDGDGKGSHWEVMDSFGHNRRSVPPMPGPRKAEFGVVVLDGQLLVMAGHSSIDGAVSVSPEVYQYNSNLDSWSRLSNMNVARYDFASAEVNGLVYAVGGYGAEGDSLSSAEVYDPDTNKWTLIESLRRPRWGCFACGFEGKLYVMGGRSSFTIGNSKSVDVYDPEKQNWREMKNGCVMVTAHAVLEKKLFCMEWKNQRKLSIFNPDDHSWKTVSVPLTGSSSVGFRFGILNGKLLLFSLKEDPTYRTLLYDPNASPGSEWGTTDIKPSGVCLCSVTINA is encoded by the exons ATGCCTGGGTTTATTGCTGTTGAGAAAAAATTTACAGcaaaaaaaatgagtttttctAATTTGGCTAATCATGATAATTTAGCTGTTTCGAAAGGAAATGGTAGTGTGAGGTCTGAGGCTCTTGATGATGATGAGAATAGTCCTATTCTTGCTGGGTTGTCTGATGATGTTTCGAAGTATTGCCTTGCACTCGTGCCTCGTTCGAGTTTTCTGGCTATGGGCGGTGTCTCTAAGAGATGGAAGCGGTTTATTCAGAGCAAAGAATTCATAACGGTGCGAAAATTGGCTGGGCTGCTTGAGGAATGGCTCTATGTATTGACATCAGATGGTGATGGAAAAGGAAGTCATTGGGAGGTGATGGATTCTTTTGGTCATAATCGTAGGTCTGTTCCGCCAATGCCTGGTCCACGGAAGGCCGAGTTTGGTGTCGTGGTTCTTGACGGACAACTTCTTGTTATGGCTGGCCATTCATCAATTGATGGAGCTGTTTCTGTCTCACCAGAGGTTTACCAATATAATTCTAACCTCGACAG CTGGAGTAGATTGTCAAACATGAATGTGGCTCGGTACGATTTCGCCTCTGCAGAAGTCAATGGCCTGGTTTATGCAGTTGGAGGATATGGAGCAGAAGGCGACAGTCTCTCTAGCGCGGAGGTATATGATCCGGATACTAACAAGTGGACATTGATTGAGAGTCTTCGCCGTCCAAGATGGGGCTGCTTTGCTTGCGGATTCGAGGGGAAGCTCTACGTGATGGGCGGAAGGTCAAGTTTTACAATCGGAAACTCAAAGTCGGTCGATGTTTACGATCCTGAGAAGCAAAACTGGCGTGAGATGAAAAACGGGTGTGTCATGGTCACTGCTCATGCAGTACTTGAAAAGAAATTGTTCTGTATGGAGTGGAAAAATCAACGAAAGTTATCGATATTCAATCCTGATGATCATTCATGGAAAACGGTATCGGTCCCTCTGACGGGGAGTTCGAGTGTTGGTTTTAGATTTGGGATACTGAATGGTAAGCTTTTGTTGTTTTCGCTGAAAGAAGATCCTACTTATAGGACTTTGTTGTATGATCCAAATGCATCGCCGGGGTCGGAGTGGGGGACTACTGATATAAAACCATCTGGTGTGTGTTTGTGCAGTGTAACTATCAATGCTTGA
- the LOC131603498 gene encoding glycolate oxidase 1-like, protein MIITKVVEYEAIAKEKLPKMIYDHYASGAEDEWTLKENRNAFSRILFRPRILVDVSKIDLTTTVLGFKISMPIMIAPTSVQKMAHPEGECATARAASAAGTIMTLATEASSSVEDVASTGPGIRFLQLYVFKDRNLVTQLVRRAENAGFKAIVLTADTPVCGHREANIKNRFTFPSYVKFKNHQDMDLEKTKDSNPVSIVSDLYDQSLSWKDVKWLQTITSLPIIIKGVLTAQDTRLAIQAGASGIVVSNHGARQLDYVPATIMALEEVVKAAEERVPVFMDGGIRRGTDVFKALALGATGVFIGRPVVFSLVADGEAGVRKVLEMLHDELEITMALCGCPSLKDITRDHVVMEFDRPRIAPRL, encoded by the exons ATGATTATAACAAAAGTTGTCGAGTATGAAGCAATTGCAAAGGAAAAGTTGCCAAAGATGATTTATGACCACTATGCATCAGGGGCAGAGGATGAGTGGACATTGAAAGAAAACCGAAATGCATTCTCAAGGATTCT ATTCAGGCCACGTATTCTTGTGGATGTAAGCAAGATAGACTTGACAACAACAGTATTAGGCTTCAAAATATCAATGCCGATTATGATTGCTCCTACGTCCGTGCAAAAGATGGCTCACCCTGAAG GAGAGTGCGCTACTGCTAGAGCGGCATCAGCAGCCGGCACCATCATG ACACTGGCCACAGAGGCTTCTTCTAGTGTTGAGGATGTTGCTTCAACAGGACCTGGCATTCGTTTCCTCCAACTCTAT GTGTTTAAGGATAGAAATCTAGTTACTCAACTAGTGAGAAGAGCAGAAAATGCTGGTTTCAAGGCAATTGTCCTTACTGCAGACACTCCGGTGTGTGGTCACAGGGAGGCTAACATAAAAAACAG ATTTACATTTCCATCATATGTGAAATTTAAGAATCATCAAGACATGGATCTTGAAAAG ACTAAAGACTCTAATCCCGTCTCCATTGTTAGTGATCTATATGACCAATCACTCAGCTGGAAG GATGTAAAATGGCTTCAAACAATAACCTCGTTGCCAATCATAATAAAGGGTGTACTTACTGCCCAAGATA CTAGGTTAGCTATACAAGCAGGAGCGTCTGGAATCGTTGTTTCCAATCACGGTGCTCGCCAACTTGACTATGTCCCTGCAACTATTATGGCTTTGGAAGAG GTTGTGAAAGCTGCAGAAGAAAGAGTTCCTGTTTTTATGGATGGCGGAATCCGTCGAGGGACAGATGTTTTTAAAGCACTGGCTCTTGGAGCAACTGGCGTGTTT ATCGGAAGACCTGTGGTGTTCTCATTGGTAGCTGATGGTGAGGCTGGTGTAAGGAAAGTACTTGAGATGCTTCATGATGAGCTTGAAATAACCATGGCACTTTGTGGCTGCCCTTCACTTAAGGACATAACTCGTGACCATGTTGTTATGGAGTTCGACCGCCCAAGAATTGCTCCTAGGTTATGA
- the LOC131603500 gene encoding mannosyl-oligosaccharide glucosidase GCS1-like, with protein MSGSGRTTARSRVRSSSEHDANTLREGRPKFSRHRGRSKYGSSIPLFNNVSIKWVLAISFFAFFVILFFIRHLVSSVAEPRLPREITPFPAPKIMDLPQFQGEHKESLYWGTYRPHLYLGIRARTPQSLMAGLMWIGVKDGRYHLRHVCRHEDDLSTYGWKKHNGHDYGHQVLVDHGMILTTEFLKSKGDDSGYGGDWAVRIDVQVDKSKWNEEFGKGGQLFFYLADEGGNDIDVHQENLNFRENSLLASGSQSEIGDWQLHLKSTDDLKLHYAGFRTPHYHNLSDLVEENLASQIRKHAQLQLSDSSDDSSNVLVFQIIGGFPFTTDIVLISGTDSVSSRVEERVNSLTGTSLSNELKYKEQAFDEKIEKIFNLAEKVDSESISVGKAAIGSLLGGIGYFYGQSKIALSRTVNFKKHVDYVSYWPAELYTAVPSRSFFPRGFLWDEGFHQLLIWRWDIHISLDIIGHWFDLMNIDGWIPREQILGNEALSRVPEEFVPQHPSNGNPPTMFLALNDIITGLKNNEFTGKDRDEISMFLERAYVRLEAWFQWFNTTQSGKQMSSYYWHGRDNRTIRELNPKSLSSGLDDYPRASHPSADERHLDLRCWMLLAAECMHSIEKLLDKETRPGKNYGSTANLLSDHELLNQMHFDNAYGAYFDFGNHTEKVQLKWKEMEAGQNYAPRQLVRDVLERPVLRFVPHIGYVNLFPFMGRIIPSGSWILEKQLELISNNSLLWTDYGLRSLAKTSSMYMKRNTEHDPPYWRGPIWINMNYRILSALHHYSKENGPYQDKAKAIYTELRSNLIRNIVRNYQQTGFFWEHYDQVKGKGKGAHPFTGWTSLVVLVMAESYGTI; from the exons ATGAGCGGAAGCGGAAGAACAACTGCTCGGAGCAGAGTCAGATCCTCTTCCGAACACGACGCCAATACTCTCCGCGAAGGACGCCCAAAGTTCAGCCGCCACAGAGGCAGAAGCAAATACGGCAGCTCCATTCCGTTATTCAACAATGTCAGCATCAAATGGGTTCTCGCAATCAGCTTCTTCGCGTTCTTCGTCATCTTGTTTTTCATCCGCCATCTCGTTAGTTCCGTTGCAGAACCTCGTTTGCCTCGTGAGATTACGCCGTTTCCAGCACCGAAGATCATGGACCTTCCTCAG TTTCAAGGTGAGCACAAGGAGAGCTTGTATTGGGGGACTTATCGTCCCCATCTCTATCTTGGAATTCGTGCCAG GACTCCACAATCCTTGATGGCTGGATTAATGTGGATTGGTGTGAAAGATGGCAGATATCACTTGAGGCATGTTTGCAGACATGAGGATGACTTAAGTACTTATGGTTGGAAAAAACATAATGGGCATGATTATGGGCATCAAGTACTGGTTGACCATGGTATGATTTTGACTACtgagtttttaaaatcaaagggCGATGACAGCGGTTATGGAGGGGACTGGGCAGTTCGAATTGATGTGCAAGTTGATAA GTCTAAGTGGAACGAGGAATTTGGGAAAGGTGGCCAGCTCTTTTTCTATTTGGCTGATGAAGGTGGTAATGATATAGATGTACATCAAGAAAATTTGAACTTTCGCGAGAATTCTTTACTAGCATCTGGCTCTCAATCAGAAATTGGAGATTGGCAGCTACATTTGAAGTCAACG GATGATCTGAAACTTCATTACGCTGGATTTCGCACACCTCACTATCACAATTTGTCTGATCTTGTTGAGGAAAATCTTGCATCACAA ATAAGAAAGCATGCTCAACTGCAGCTATCAGACTCATCAGATGATTCTTCTAATGTGTTAGTATTTCag ATTATTGGTGGCTTTCCTTTCACTACAGATATTGTACTTATCTCCGGAACTGATTCCGTAAGTTCAAGAGTAGAAGAGCGCGTCAATAGTCTTACAg GAACCTCACTGTCTAATGAGCTGAAATATAAAGAACAAGCATTTGATGAAAAGATTGAGAAAATTTTCAATTTGGCTGAGAAG GTAGACTCAGAATCCATTTCTGTTGGTAAGGCTGCCATTGGAAGCTTATTAGGTGGCATCGGCTACTTTTATGGCCAGTCAAAAATCGCGCTGTCAAGAACCGTTAAT TTTAAGAAACATGTTGATTATGTATCATATTGGCCTGCTGAGCTTTACACAGCGGTACCAAGTCGGTCTTTCTTTCCAAGAGGATTTTTATGGGATGAAGGTTTTCATCAACTTCTAATCTG GCGTTGGGATATTCACATTTCATTGGATATCATTGGACACTGGTTTGATTTGATGAACATTGATGGATGGATACCACGCGAACAAATTCTGGGGAATGAAGCATTAAG TAGGGTCCCGGAGGAATTTGTTCCTCAGCATCCATCAAATGGAAATCCTCCAACTATGTTTTTAGCATTAAATG ACATAATTACTGGCCTGAAGAATAACGAGTTCACTGGGAAGGATAGAGATGAGATCTCTATGTTCCTAGAGCGCGCCTATGTTCGATTGGAAGCATGGTTCCAATGGTTCAACACGACTCAGTCAG GCAAACAAATGAGCAGCTACTATTGGCATGGACGAGACAACAGAACAATACGTGAATTAAATCCCAAG TCGCTGTCCTCAGGATTGGATGATTATCCACGTGCTTCACACCCAAGTGCAGATGAACGCCACTTGGACCTTAGATGCTGGATGTTACTTGCAGCAGAATGTATGCATTCCATTGAGAAGTTGTTGGATAAAGAAACCAGGCCTGGCAAG AATTATGGCTCTACTGCTAACTTGCTATCAGATCACGAGTTACTGAACCAG ATGCATTTTGATAATGCATATGGCGCTTACTTTGATTTTGGAAATCATACAGAAAAG GTTCAACTTAAATGGAAAGAAATGGAGGCGGGACAGAATTATGCTCCTCGCCAACTTGTCCGGGATGTTTTGGAGAGACCTGTTTTAAGATTTGTTCCTCACATCGGTTATGTTAATCTGTTCCCATTCATGGGGAGAATCATTCCATCC GGATCATGGATTTTGGAAAAGCAGCTTGAACTCATTTCAAACAACAGCCTCTTATGGACTGACTATGGACTACGCTCTCTTGCCAAAACAAG TTCCATGTACATGAAACGCAACACAGAGCACGACCCTCCATATTGGAGAGGTCCCATTTGGATAAATATGAATTACAGAATTCTTTCAGCACTCCATCATTATTCCAAAG AGAACGGACCATATCAGGACAAAGCCAAAGCTATCTACACAGAATTGAGAAGCAATTTAATTAG AAATATAGTACGCAATTATCAACAGACTGGATTCTTTTGGGAGCATTACGATCAGGTTAAAGGCAAGGGAAAAGGAGCACATCCATTCACAGGTTGGACTTCTCTAGTAGTATTAGTTATGGCAGAATCATATGGCACAATTTAG